The DNA sequence CGAGCGAGACGATGATCGACTTCGAGGTGGGGCAGTTGCTCTGCAGCGCGGTCGAGTCCAGCGGGACAAGGGGATTGGTCTCGGGGTAGTACGCCGCAGCCGAACCCCGCGGCGTCGCGTACTCCACGATCCGGAACGAGGGCGCACACCGCACGTTGTCGTCGTCATCCCATTTGGTGACGATGTCGACGATGTCGCCGTCCCGGAATCCCAGCGCGGAGATGTCTTCGCGGTGCACGAACACAACACGGCGACCACCCTCGATGCCGCGGTAGCGGTCGCTGAAGCCGTAGATGGTGGTGTTGAACTGGTCGTGGCTTCGAAGTGTCTGCAGGATCAGGTGATTCGGCGGGACCTGGAGAACATCGATGGGGGAGACGGCGAACTCGCCGAGACCCGACTCGGTGTCGAAGGTCCGGGAATCGCGCGGTGGGTGGGGCAGGATGAACCCGCCGGGCCTGCGGACATTCACCTCGTAGCCTTCGCATCCGGGCACCACCTGCGCGATGTGCGCTCGGATGTTGCGGTAGTCGTCGCGCATGGCTTCCCAATTGATGCCATGCCGGTCGCCGATGGTGGCTTCGGCGATCGAGGTGATGATCGCGACCTCGGACTTGAGGTGCGGGCTCGCCGGAGGGAGTGGTCCACGCGAGGCGTGCACCGAGCAGGTCGAGTCCTCTACCGAGATGTACTGCTGCCCACTGGCCTGCACATCTTTTTCCGTGCGGCCGAGGGTCGGCAGGATCAGTGCGGTCTGGCCGCACACCAGGTGGCCGCGGTTGATCTTCGTGGAGATCTGCACGGTCATCCGAACCTTGCGAAGAGCGTCGAACGTGACGTCGCTGTCCGGGGTTGCCTGGGCGAAGTTGCCGCCCAGACCCAGGAAGAAGTGCGCCTTGCCGTCGCGCATCGCCCGGATCGAGTCGACGGTGTCGAGCCCGTGCTCGCGCGGGGGATCGAACCCGAACTCCTTCTGGATGGCGTCGAGGAAGTGCTGCGGGGGCCGTTCCCAGATGCCCATCGTGCGGTCGCCCTGCACGTTCGAATGCCCCCGCACGGGGAACAATCCCGCGCCCGGCTTGCCGATGTTGCCCTGTGCGAAAGCGAGGTTGGTGACCTCTTTGATGGTGGCGACCGCATTACGATGCTGCGTCAGTCCCATCGCCCAGCAGAACACCGTGGCCTTCGAATCCCGCAGGAGTTCGGCAGCTTCGGTGATCTGTGCGCGGGAGAGTCCGGTGGTGGAGGTGACGACGTCCCAGTCGACTGCACTGACATGCTCGCGCCACGCCTCGAAACCGGTGGTGTGCGCGGCGATGAAGTCGTGGTCCAGCGCGTCCCACTCCACGAGTAGGGATCCGAACGCCTGGAAGAGCGCGAGGTCGCCGTTCAAGGCGATCGGCAGGAACATGTCGGTCAGGTCGGTGCCCGGCCCGACCATGCCGCGGGGCGTCTGAGGATTCTTGAAGTTGACGAGTCCGGCTTCACGCAGCGGATTGATCGAGAGGATCTTCGCGCCGTTCTGCTTCGCCTTCTCCAGGGCGGAGAGCATCCGTGGGTGGTTGGTGCCCGGATTCTGGCCGGCGATGATGATCAGCTCGGCGTTGTAGACGTCGTCCAGGGTGACACTTGCCTTGCCGATCCCGATCGATTCCTGCAGTGCGATGGACGTGGACTCGTGGCACATGTTCGAGCAATCGGGCATGTTGTTGGTGCCGAAAGCGCGCGCGAACAGCTGGTAGACGAAGGCGGACTCGTTCGAGGCCCGGCCCGATGTGTAGAAGACGGCTTCGTCGGGTGAGGCGAGACCGTTGAGTTCGTCGCCGATGAGCGTGAAGGCGTCGTTCCAGTCGATGGGTTCGTAGTGGGTTCCGCCGGGACGCTTGATCATCGGATGAGTGATGCGCCCCTGCTGCCCCAGCCAGTGCTCGGTGCGTCCGGACAGATCCTCGATGCTGTGTGCGGCGAAGAACTCCGGAGTTGCCCGGTTCGTGGTTCCTTCCTCGGCCACGGCCTTCGCGCCGTTCTCGCAGAACTCGGCGGCGTGGCGATGGCCCGGGTCGGGGTCCGGCCACGCGCAGCTCATGCAATCGAAGCCCTCGGCCTGGTTCAATTTGAGCAGCGTCTTGGCGGTCCGAACCGCCCCCATGTGGCCGAGGGCGCGTTTCATCGAGACGGCTACGGCAGTGGCGCCCGCCGCATGCGACTTCGGCTTCTCGATCTCGAGCTGTGCGAGATCCCGCTCGTTCTGCTGTTTGTCCGCGTCCGGGTCCGGCATGTCCGCCTCCTACAACTCCGAGTCCACCGAGGAGTCCGGAAGTGGCCACCCCGATGCGGTGCCTGCGCGAAGCCTGTGGGTTCAGGCACACACAAGAACGATGACTTTCACGGTAGGGCGTCGCGCGTCATTTGACGAATGGGGATCCTGCGTCGTGCCGGCTTCGTGCGCAGGCCGTACTTTGTGACATGTCATCGGAAAACACACCGAACACAGGGAGCTACATGTCTGACGAAGTGACTGCGCTGATGGAAGCGAACCTGCTTGCGGTGTTCGGTGAATCCGATCCAGCGCGGCGCGCGAAAGCCATTGCGGAGACCTACACCGACGACGTCGTCTGGACGGACGAAGAAGGTGTCACGGTGGGCCGAGATGCGCTGGCCGCTAAGGCGCAAACGCTGCTCGATGGTATGCAAGGCCTGGTGTTCAGCAAGGTCGGCCATGTGCAGAAGGCTCAGAATTTCGGCCACCTGGCGTGGAAGCTGGGCCCTCCCGGACAAGACCCGGTGGCCACAGGCTTCGATGCGGCACTCGTGACCGACGGTCGGATCTCTGCGCTGTACACCGTCATCACCGGTCCTGAGAAGGAGTGAGGTGCCCTCGAGCGAGTGGTTGACCCCATCTCAGCAACGGACGTGGCTGAACTACATGAGGGTCTACCACCGGCTCGAGTACGAGATGAACAGCCATCTTCAGGCCGAACTGGGTATGTCGCTCGGTGACTACACCGTGATGAACGCGTTGTCGGCCGCGGACGATCACCGCATGCCGTTGACGAAGCTGGCAACCACGATCGGGTGGGAGCGCAGCCGCCTGTCGCACCACCTGCAGAGGATGAGTCGCCGCGGGATCGTCGAGCGGACCCAGTCCGTTGTCGATCGACGCGTCACCGACGTTGTGTTGACGGAGGCCGGCTGGGAACAGTTGAAGCATGCGGCCCCACGGCACGTGGCCCGGATCCGGCAACTCTTCTTCGCCGACCTCGATACCGCCAAGGAATCCGAGCTCGCCGACATCCTCGCATTGGTCTACGAGAACATTCTGCGCGAGGGCACGTTGCCGCGCCCGGACTAGATCTGCTCAGCGCCTCCGTCGACGAACACCTCGGACCCGGTCATGAAGCTGCTCTGGTCGGATGCGAGAAACAACACCGCTGCGGCGATCTCTTCGGGCTGACCGACGCGCTGCATCGGCACTGTTGCTGCCATCCCGTCGAGCAAGGCCTGTTCCTGGCCATCGGATGCGAGTCCCTTGAGTCCGGGGGTCTCTACCGGCCCCGGGATGATCGTGTTGACGCGAATCTTGCGGTCCACCAGTTCGGCCGCCCATGTTCGTCCGAGGGATCGGACGGCTGCCTTCGATGCCGCGTACGCGCCGAAGGCGGGGACTCCTGCTGACGCAGAAGTCGATCCGGCGAGCACGATCGAAGCA is a window from the Williamsia sp. DF01-3 genome containing:
- a CDS encoding FdhF/YdeP family oxidoreductase produces the protein MPDPDADKQQNERDLAQLEIEKPKSHAAGATAVAVSMKRALGHMGAVRTAKTLLKLNQAEGFDCMSCAWPDPDPGHRHAAEFCENGAKAVAEEGTTNRATPEFFAAHSIEDLSGRTEHWLGQQGRITHPMIKRPGGTHYEPIDWNDAFTLIGDELNGLASPDEAVFYTSGRASNESAFVYQLFARAFGTNNMPDCSNMCHESTSIALQESIGIGKASVTLDDVYNAELIIIAGQNPGTNHPRMLSALEKAKQNGAKILSINPLREAGLVNFKNPQTPRGMVGPGTDLTDMFLPIALNGDLALFQAFGSLLVEWDALDHDFIAAHTTGFEAWREHVSAVDWDVVTSTTGLSRAQITEAAELLRDSKATVFCWAMGLTQHRNAVATIKEVTNLAFAQGNIGKPGAGLFPVRGHSNVQGDRTMGIWERPPQHFLDAIQKEFGFDPPREHGLDTVDSIRAMRDGKAHFFLGLGGNFAQATPDSDVTFDALRKVRMTVQISTKINRGHLVCGQTALILPTLGRTEKDVQASGQQYISVEDSTCSVHASRGPLPPASPHLKSEVAIITSIAEATIGDRHGINWEAMRDDYRNIRAHIAQVVPGCEGYEVNVRRPGGFILPHPPRDSRTFDTESGLGEFAVSPIDVLQVPPNHLILQTLRSHDQFNTTIYGFSDRYRGIEGGRRVVFVHREDISALGFRDGDIVDIVTKWDDDDNVRCAPSFRIVEYATPRGSAAAYYPETNPLVPLDSTALQSNCPTSKSIIVSLVPAGEGRSAENAADQDSTGSDWSHKTQPQPEHLS
- a CDS encoding MarR family winged helix-turn-helix transcriptional regulator yields the protein MPSSEWLTPSQQRTWLNYMRVYHRLEYEMNSHLQAELGMSLGDYTVMNALSAADDHRMPLTKLATTIGWERSRLSHHLQRMSRRGIVERTQSVVDRRVTDVVLTEAGWEQLKHAAPRHVARIRQLFFADLDTAKESELADILALVYENILREGTLPRPD
- a CDS encoding nuclear transport factor 2 family protein — encoded protein: MSDEVTALMEANLLAVFGESDPARRAKAIAETYTDDVVWTDEEGVTVGRDALAAKAQTLLDGMQGLVFSKVGHVQKAQNFGHLAWKLGPPGQDPVATGFDAALVTDGRISALYTVITGPEKE